GATGGCCGGATCACCCGTAAAGATCTGATGAAACTGATTGAAAGCGGCAATATTCCAAAGCCGGGCGAACCGTCTGCAAAGGCATCAGCGTCCCAGCCGGCGCCGCAAGCGCAGGAATCCGCTGCCCCGGCCGCCCCGTCTCAGCAGCCAGCCGCCTCACCGGCGATCGAGTCCGCACCAGGTGATATTGAAGTTCCGGTGACCGGCGTCCGCAAGGCGATTGCAGCGAACATGGTGAAAAGCAAGCACGAAGCACCGCATGCCTGGACGATGACGGAAGTGGATGTGACGAATCTCGTTCAGTACCGGGATTCCCTGAAAACGGAGTTCAAGCAGCGGGAAGGGTTTAACCTTACGTATTTCGCATTTTTCGTCAAAGCGGTATCCCAGGCACTGAAGGAATTCCCGATGATGAATTCCATGTGGGCCGGCGATAAAATCATTCAGAAAAAAGATATCAATATCTCAATCGCTGTGGCGACTGAAGAAGCGCTGTACGTGCCAGTCATCAAAAATGCTGATGAGAAATCGATTAAAGGCATTGCCCGGGAAATCAACGACCTGGCAGCGAAAGTCCGGGCAGGCAAACTGAAAGCCGACGACATGAAAGGCGGCACATTCACCGTCAACAATACAGGCTCATTCGGTTCTGTTCAGTCGATGGGCATCATCAATCATCCGCAGGCGGCCATTCTGCAGGTGGAATCGATTGTGAAGCGGCCGGTCATCCTGAATGGCGGTATGATCGCTCCTCGCGATATGGTGAATCTGTGCCTGTCGCTTGATCACCGGGTGCTCGATGGTCTGGTGTGCGGCCGTTTTCTGGCACGGGTCAAAGAAATTCTTGAAAACATTTCGAAAGAGAACACATCTGTGTACTAAGTCTCTAATGACCGGTACCGGCAGTTGCCGGTACCGGTTTTTCTTTCAAGTGACAGAAGCTTGCAGTAAAATAAAAGGGAATGAACTGAAGCGCAGGAGGAGGATGGACGTGTCAATTGAAAGGATGAAACAGCAGCAATTCACTGATGTCACTTATGGTGAATGGAAGCAGCATGCAGAAGCTGTCCTGAAAGGGAAACCGTTTGACAGCCTGCAGACCCGGACGGCAGAAGATGTTGAACTGCAACCGCTTTATACTAAGGAAACAGCTGAAGCGCTAGGGGATGCGCTCGAACGCCAAGTGCGGGCGATGCGGCTCTCGAAAACGGCTCGGGATTTTCTGATTGCCCAGGAAGCGAACGGACAGCCGGCGGTAAATGCGGAAAAGCTCCTGAAGAAAATCCGCGACAGCCTGGACAGAGGCAATGAAATGATCGTTTATACGCACGCGGAAGGGCTTGATTGGACCGCGGATAATCTTGACGAGTTCCGGGAGCTGCTTGCCCGTTACCCGTTTTATTTGAAAACAAGAGGAGACGGCAAGTTCGTCCGTCAGCTGCTGGATGAAATGACAACTGAGCAGGCTGAAAATGTATCCGGTGTCATTTTATCGGATAAACCGATTGAAGCGCCCCGCGGTGTGCGGAACAAATGTGCGGATACGGTTCCGGTTCATCTGGCCGGAGGATCGGCAGTGCAGGAAATTGCCGTTGCGCTGAGTTTGCTGGCTGAAAAAGCAGACGCAGACAACTTTGAAGAAAGTGCTGCCAGTCTCTGGGTGCGTTTTGCTGTAAATACTGATTTCTTCTCTGAGATTGCAAAACTTCGGGCATTCCGCACTGTATGGGCGGCATTTTGTTCAGCCTACGGTTCGGCAGTTCCATCCATACCGGTGTTTACGGAAACTTCCCTCCGCTCGTATTCAAAAGCGGATCCTTACGTCAATCTGCTCAGAGCCGGCAATTCCGCGTTCTCTGCAGTGCTGGGCGGGAGTGATGCACACACCGTCCTGCCGCACGACATTTTAACAGGTTCCACACCGGCCAGCTTGCGGGTCGCCCGCAATGTGCAGCTGATCATCCGGGAAGAGACGCATACCCGGCATGTACAGGACGCTGCAGCCGGTTCGTTCTTCATTGAACAACTGACTCATGACTATGCCGAAGCCGCGTGGGCGCATTTTCTGAAGATCGAAGAAGCCGGCGGGTACTCGGAAGTGATCCGGAGCGGCTGGCTGGCAGATGAACTCCAGGCGAAATGGCAGGAACGGGAACACCGGGCAGCCATCAGAAAAGAAGTGCTGGTCGGCACTAATAAGTACGCAGACCCGGAAGAGCGGATGCAGGAAGTGGATTTGGAATCGAAAGCGGAAATCATGACTGCCAAACGGCTTGCACAACCATTCGAACAAGTCCGGGAACGGCTCAGCCGGACCTCGCTTAAAACGGCGATCCTGCACCTTGGCCCATTGAAGGAAGTTAAAGTGAAATCGGATTTCGTGAAAGGTGTGCTGGCAGTCGGCGGCCTGATTCCGGAAGACAGTCCGGAAAACACAGATGGCCCGGCAGCTTCTGCGTTTATCCGGAAGCACGGAATTCAATATGCAGTTCTCGTCGGCAGCGAAGAAGAAATTGAACGCGCGGTCCTGCACTTGGCGTCAGCCGGGGCTGTTCTTGATGTGGCGGGCCGGTACGGGGCGGGTCAACTGGCGCAATGGAGAGGCCAGGGGATCAGTGGTTCTGTATTTACAGGGCAGAACATACTGGAAAAACTGGAACAGCTGGCAGCAATCGGACAGGGAGGCGAGCAGAATGACGAAACCTGATTTTTCTAAAGTGGATATTAATGCGATAACGGTTCCGGAACCTGAACAGCAGGAGACAGAACCGTTCCAGACCAATGAAGGCATCCCGGTGAAATCCTTTTACTCAAAAGAAGATGGGGAAGGAATGACTGCCGGCATGCCCGGCAGCCCGCCGAATGTCCGAGGGCCGTATCCGACGATGTATGTAACCCGTCCATGGACGGTTCGTCAGTACGCCGGTTTTTCAACAGCCGAGGAATCGAATGCGTTTTACCGGCGAAACCTCGCAATGGGGCAGAAAGGACTGTCCGTGGCATTCGATTTGGCGACGCACCGCGGATATGATTCCGACCACCCCCGAGTGAAAGGAGATGTCGGGAAAGCGGGCGTTGCCATCGATTCCGTCGAGGATATGAAAATCTTATTCGACGGCATCCCGCTTGACCAAATGTCAGTGTCGATGACGATGAACGGTGCGGTCATTCCGATCCTCGCTTTTTATATCGTGGCGGCGGAAGAGCAGGGCGTGCCGCCGGAAAAACTGACCGGCACGATTCAAAATGACATTTTAAAAGAATATATGGTGCGCAATACCTATATTTATCCGCCGGACATGTCAATGCGGATCATCGCAGATATTTTCGATTTTACTTCCCGTAATATGCCGAAATTCAATTCCATCTCCATCTCGGGCTATCATATGCAGGAAGCGGGGGCGACAGCCGACATCGAATTGGCGTATACGCTGGCGGATGGACTCGAATACGTCCGGACCGGACTTCAGGCCGGCATCGGCATTGATTCGTTTGCCCCGCGGCTGTCATTTTTCTGGGCGATCGGCATGAATTATTTCATGGAAATCGCCAAAATGCGGGCAGCCCGGGCTATATGGGCGAAAATGATGGCCTCGTTCGATCCGCAGAATCCGAAGTCCCTGGCGCTCCGTACCCATTCGCAAACATCCGGCTGGAGTTTGACGGAACAGGATCCATTCAATAACGTGACCCGGACACTGATCGAAGCGAATGCGGCGGCCATGGGGCATACGCAATCGCTCCACACCAATGCGCTGGACGAAGCGATTGCTTTGCCGACGGATTTTTCGGCCCGGATCGCCCGGAATACGCAATTATTCCTCCAGGAAGAGACCAAAATGACGAACGTGATCGATCCATGGGGCGGCTCGTACTACGTTGAAGCCCTGACAGCCCAGCTGACAGAAAAAGCATGGGAACTCATCGAGGAAGTGGAGAATCTCGGCGGCATGGCCAAAGCGATTGAAACCGGTCTTCCGAAGATGCGCATTGAGGAAGCCGCAGCCAGACGGCAGGCCCAGATTGATTCGGGCAAAGAAACGATTATCGGCGTCAATCGCTACCGGCTTGATGAGGAAGACCCGATTGATATTCTGAACATCGATAACCCGGCCGTCCGCAAAAAGCAGATTGAGCGAATCGAGCAGGTCCGCAGCAGCCGCAATGAATCCGATGTCCAGGCAGCATTGCGTCAGCTGACGGAAACGTCGAGGGGAACAGAAGACAATTTGCTTGCGGCTGCCGTAGAAGCGGCCCGGCACCGGGCGACGCTCGGTGAAATATCCGATGCCATCGAAGCGGCATCCGGCCGGCATAAAGCAGTAATCCGTTCGATAAGCGGTGTGTACAGCGCCAATTTCTCCAATCAGGAAGAGATCGGGACAGTAAAAGAAATGGCGGAAGAATTCCTGGAGAACGAAGGGCGGCGGCCACGTATCCTGATTGCCAAAATGGGACAGGATGGCCATGACCGCGGCGCGAAAGTGATTTCGACCGCGTTTGCGGACCTCGGGTTTGATGTGGATATCGGACCGCTGTTCCAGACGCCCGCGGAAACGGCCCAGCAGGCAGCAGAGAATGACGTGCATGTCATTGGCGTCAGTTCCCTCGCTGCAGGTCATAAAACACTCGTCCCGGAACTTCGGGATGAACTGAATGCTATCGGCCGCAGCGATATCCTGATTGTGGTCGGCGGCGTCATCCCGGCTCAGGATTATCACTTCCTGCGCGAAAACGGGGCGAGTGCTATTTTCGGCCCGGGCACGGTTATACCGGTGGCTGCTCAAAAAGTGATTGAAGAGATCTATTCGCGGCTCGGTTACGAGGAAGTGCAGGGCTGATGCAGGAGCAAAACGGTTCACGACGCGTCATGGATGGTGTACGGGAAGCACATGATGGCATGAATTCCCGGCCGCGGCGGCGTTTTCGGAAACGCGCGGAATCTCCTTTATCACCGGATGCGCTTGCCCGGGAAATTGAAGCGGGCTCCAGGCAGCATTTAAGCAAAGCGATTACACTCATTGAAAGCGCGGATCCCGATCATCAGCGGAACGGCCAGGAGCTCCTGAACCGGCTGCTGCCAAAAACCGGCAACAGCATCCGGATCGGTATCACCGGTGTACCTGGGGCTGGCAAGAGCACTTTCATCGAGACATTCGGCACCATGCTGACGGAGCGGGGCCACCGGGTAGCTGTTCTCGCTATTGATCCGAGCTCTACCGTGACGGGCGGCAGCATACTGGGGGATAAAACCCGGATGGAGCAGCTCGCCCGCAATCCGCGCGCATTTATCCGTCCGTCTCCGACTGCCGGCACACTCGGCGGTGTTCACAAAAAAACCCGGGAAACGATGCTCTTGTGTGAAGCGGCAGGTTATGATGTCATATTAGTGGAAACGGTCGGCGTCGGGCAGAGCGAAACGATTGTGCGCGGCATGGTCGATTTGTATCTGCTGCTTGTTCTGACAGGTGCAGGGGATGAACTGCAGGGAATGAAAAAAGGGATCATGGAACTGGCGGATGCCATTGTCGTGCATAAAGCGGATGGACCGAATGAAAAACTGGCAAAGAAAACCGTCTCTGAATACAAACAGATGCTGAAATTTCTGCAGCCGGCGACGCCTGGATGGGTGACGTCGGCAATCAGCGCATCTTCTGTAACGGGAAATGGAATCGAGGATATCTGGAATCTTGTCCAGCGATTCAAAGAGACCGGCACAGCATCGGGAAGTTTCGAAGAGCGGCGTAGAAGCCAAACGAAAGACTGGTTCCATGCGATGATCCAAGATGAACTGTTTCGGCGATTTTATGCCGAAGACCGGCGGAAATCGCAAGTGAAGTCGCTCGAAGCGGCCATTTTGAATGATGAACTGACGGTGTCCCAGGCCATCCGTGATCTTTTCGATTAGTTTTTTTGCGCTAATCCCGTCCACCTGATATGATAAAAACAGGAAAACGTAAGGAGTGACGACGATGAACATGGATTTCGATCTGTTGATGAATGATATAGTCAGACAAGCCCGTCAGGAATTGGTGACTGGTGGATACGAAGAACTGCGGACGCCGGAAGAAGTCGAGCAGGCATTTGCTGAAAAAGGAACAAGCCTTGTCATGATAAACTCGGTATGCGGCTGTGCCGGCGGGATTGCACGTCCGGCAGCGCTTCATTCGCTTCATTATGATAAGCGTCCGGATCATCTGTATACAGTGTTTGCGGGACAGGATAAAGAAGCGACAGCACAGGCACGCGCTTTGTTCGGCGAAGACCATTTGCCGTCATCCCCGTCTTTTGCACTTCTGAAAGATGGCCAGGTCGTCGCGGAAGTCGGACGGCATGAAATCGAAGGCCACGACCCGATGTCGGTTATTACACATCTGCAGGCATTGATGGAAGAGCATTGCGAAGAAGTATGATGGAAAAATGCCCCTTATAGGGGCATTTTTCATTTTCAGGAAGGAGTCATGTATGAAGCTGAAACCTTTTTCGATCGGCTACCGGACCTTAAAAACGGCAGTCGGGGCGCCGGTCGCCATCTATATTGCATTGCTGCTGGATCTTGAATATTATGTCTCCGCCGGCATCCTGGCGATCTTGTGCATCCAGCCGACGAAACGGCGATCAGTGCGTGCCGTTTTCTCCCGCTTTGCAGCTTCACTCATTGCGATTCTGTATGCGTTCTTGTTTTTCGAAGCCTTCGCCTACGAGCCATTCGTGCTCGGTCTCATACTGGTGTTGTTCATTCCTGTCCTTGTCTCGCTTGGACTGACGGATGGCTTCATATCCAGCACGGTCATTTTGCTGCATATTCTCAATTTCGGCAGTCTGACGTGGAGTTTTTTCGGCAATGAACTGCTTTTAATGATCATCGGTTTCGGCACAGCGCTTCTCGTTAATCTTTATATGCCAAGCATTGATAGAAAACTAGAGCAGTACCGGATTCGGCTGGAAGATTATTATTCCACCATTTTCCGGGAAGTGGCGACTTATCTCCATAAAGGGGAATCGATGTGGGATGGCCGGGAGCTTACGGAAGTGGAACAACTGCTGTCGAAAGCAAAAGCGTTGGCTTACCAGGATGTTGAAAATCATTTGGCGCGGAAAGAAAACCGTTACTATATGTATTTTGATATGCGTGAACGGCAATTTGAAATCATTGAACGGGTACTGCCGGCAATCACGACGCTGCCGGTCATCGTCGGCCAGTCGCATCTCATTGCGGAATTCATGGAAGACATTTCAGAACATGTGCATTCCGGCAATACGGCCGGCGATTACCTTGAAAAACTGAACCGGGTCAAGAAGGAATTTGCTGAAATGCCGCTCCCGAAAAATCACGAAACTTTTATCGCAATGGCGGGACTGTACCGATTCATCGGTGAAATGGAAGAATATTTAGAGATCAAACAATCATATAAAGGGTTTGAACCGAAAAAATCCATGCCTCTTGCCAATGCGGCAACCTCCTGAGTGTCGGGTGTTTTACTTTGCATAATTAAAGATTCTTCTTTATTTAATCAGAAAATTTAGATAAATTAAAAGTGGAATAATAAGAGATGCATACCTTTTGGCCACAATTGAATTCCCCTGAAAACGAACTGCAGCACAGTGGTGTTTCTTATGTTTGCTTGCCGGTGACCGAGCACTTGCAAACTGATGAACAGGGGTGGGTGAAGTGAAAAAACTGGTTCTGTTGATTCTGTCAGCGGGACTGCTGCTTACCGGGTGCGGAGATGGCGGAGACGGAGGATACAGTATGGAAATGAGGGAAGAATTGAGAGCGGTTATGCAGTAAATAGAAAACGCTGATCCAAATGGGTCGGCGTTTTCCTTTATGCAAAGGCCGAAATTGCTGAAAAACCGCCGGTCCGATGATCGGACTGGCGGTCTGCAGTTTCTTACACCTGAGATTCTTTCCCGGCAGCCCGGCGGTTTTCCATCTTTTTAAGCACAGCAATTGTCTGATCATCCGTAGCAGGTGCAATTTTATTGGCCTGTACATAATCCAGCAAATTTTCAGCAACGATCCGGGCGGGCAGGCTCCGGTCCACTTGGAGCATTCCTGCTTTCAGTACATCAGGTGAATCGATTTCTTCACGTCCCCGGTCTTCTGAAATGCCATCTGTATACAGCACGACAAAATCACCATCAAAGAGGCGGGTGAATCTTGTTTCATACGTTGGTGTTTCTATGAATCCGAGACCTGCTCCTTTTGTCTGCAGCTCTTCAATTTCCCCGGTAGCCGCCCGGTATACAAGCGCCGGTTCATGGCCGCCTGAACTATAGGCAAGCTCGCCGGTAAGTTCATTGAAGAAACAGATGAACATCGTGATGAAATTGGTATCAGCTGTATAGCGGCTGACGAAATGATTAAGCGAGCCGAGCACTTCATGCGGCTCTTCGATCATCGGGTTGCTCTGTTCCATGGCGTATGTAATCATGGACATCTGAATGGCAGCCGGTATCCCTTTGCCGCTGACATCCGCCACGGAAAACAGCGTGTAATTGCGGGTGACATTGATATCATAGAAATCACCGTTCAGCTGCCGGTACGGGATGCTGATGACGCCGATATGGTCATGCTGATTGTGCGTATTGGACTGCAGGAGGGAATTCTGGACGGCGGCAGCAGTTTTCAGTTCAAATTCCAGCTGCTGCTGTTCTTTTTCCATTTCCTCCTGCCGGATAGCATCCGTCAAATCCCGCATGGTGTATACATAACCGGTGACGCGCCCTTTTTCCATAAGCGGGAACCGTTCCACTTCTGCGGGGAACTGCTCCCCGTTTGTGCGTTTCATCGTCGTGAAATCATGGACGTTTTCGCCGGCTGCGTTAAATGTATACACAGACTTGCCGAGCCCCTGCTGATCGGATGTCTGAAGGGCAAGCTTTGCCGGGATATTGAGAAAACGGATCACCCCATGGGCGTCAGTCTCGATCATGCCGATATCCACCGTATTCAAAATGCTGCGGTTGCGGTCATGCAGCAATTTGATTTTCAGGAAAGGTTCTTCGATATTCCGCAAGTACACGACCCGCATGATGGCTACATAACCGATCGCTTTAAAAATATGGCCGGACAAGCTGAAGAAATCCGTGGTCGTACTGTAACTCATAAAAAAGATGGAAGCGAAAATAATTGCAACGGAAGCGATGAAAAATTCGCCCGGAACATTCCGCTTTTCATGGCGCACCTGCCGGAACAGGACGAAAATCGCTGTCAGGTGCAAAACGGCAACTATGGTTTCCAACAGCACTTTCAATTGATTTGGTCCATTTTCGCCAAGAAGCTGCGGAAGGAAAAAAGATTCTGAAAAAATCACATATGAAACAAAAACAGTGTAAGCGGCCGCCAATAAAAACAAGTTATGGCTCGGTTTTTGTTGTTTCCGGCTGAGCAGGGAAGCACTTGCCAGGAAAACAACCGCTTCCGTCAGGCGGGCCACTGTCCAGAACCACGTGGAATTATGGTTATTGACTTCACCGAAAAATTCGGGCATTCCCATAAACGTAAACGCGTGGAATAAATCAAAAACAGCGACTGCTAAAAAGAATGCCGGCAAAAGCGGCGGGATTTCCTGCTCCATATGCCGGGTCGAGACCCAGCCATATAAGGCGATACTGAAAGAGGTGAAAATGGCGGTTATTTCAAACAGCAAGTGAATGGAGATGAAACTGTCTTTCACCAATGAAAAAAAAGATTCAAATAAAGGCGGAAAGAAAAAAGTCAGCACAAAGAGCACAACAAGCAGCGCTATGATGGCACCCGTGCGGAAAGATGAGCGTCTGTAGACTTGTGATAGCATCTGATCCTCCAGAACTGAAAATGAAAAGCAGGGGAGCAGTAAAGCGACCCTGCTTTTATCATATATACGTACTCATTACTTACAGGATGAAACTGATCCCGAACAGCAAGCTCGAGAGAACCATGATACCGATCATCATATAAATGATGAATGTACGGAAATTTTTGTTTCGCATGCGGTCATTCTACTCCTTTACGTTCGATTCCTGACAAAATCATACCACATAACGGGAGGAAGTTAAAAGCGGAGTGGCGAATTGCACATTGAATCAGTACAATGAAAAGAGAGAACAGCAGGAGGTGGAAGGGAAATGGAACGTGTTGATCATATCGGCATTGCTGTAAAAAACCTGGACGAAGCAGTTTCCTATTATACGGATACGTTCGGCTGTCCGCTGCTGAAGATTGAAGAAGTGGAATCCGAGCAAGTGCGGGTAGCCTTCATCGATGCAGGCAATGTTAAACTTGAACTGCTGGAACCCATGAGTGAAACAAGTGCGATTTACAAATTCATTGAGAAAAAAGGGGAAGGTGTGCATCATATCGCCTTCGGGGTCAATGATATTGACAGCCGGATGGAAGAATTGCGCGGCAACGGGGTTCAGCTATTGAATGAGGTGCCGAAAAAAGGGGCAGGCGGTGCGCTTGTTGCATTTCTTCACCCGAAATCCTCAAAAGGCGTCCTTTACGAATTATGTGAAAAAAGCGGCGAAAAGGAGAAACGGTAATGGACATTTACGAAAAGATCAATGAATTGTATGACCGTAAAACGAAAATCGAACTCGGCGGCGGCAGCGACCGGATTGACAAACAGCATGAAAAAGGCAAACTGACAGCCCGGGAACGGATCGATTTACTGGTGGATGAAGGATCATTTGTCGAACTCAGTCCATTCGTCGAGCACCGGACGACAGACTTCGGAATGGGCGAAGGACCGGGTGAAGGTGTCGTGACCGGTTACGGGAAGGTGGATGGCCGGCCCATCTATTTGTTCTCACAGGACTTTACCGTATTCGGCGGTGCGCTTGGTGAAATGCATGCGCAAAAAATTGCCAATGTCATGGATCTGGCTGCGAAAAATGGCGCTCCGTTCATCGGCTTGAATGACTCGGGCGGCGCCCGTATCCAGGAAGGCGTCCTGTCACTTGATGGCTATGGCCACATTTTTTACCGCAATGCGATTTATTCCGGTGTCATGCCGCAAATTTCGGTTATTATGGGGCCGTGTGCGGGCGGAGCGGTGTATTCACCGGCCATCACGGATTTCGTGTTCATGGTCGATAAAACGAGCCAGATGTTCATCACCGGTCCGAAAGTGATTGAAACGGTCACAGGCGAGAAGATTTCATCCGAAGATCTGGGTGGTTCCAAAGTACATAACGCCATCAGTGGCAATGCGCATTTCCGGGCGGAAACAGAAGAAGAAGCTTTGGAGCAGGTGCGGCAGCTAATCAGCTACTTGCCACAGAACAATGAAGAAAAACCGCCGCGGCTCGACGGCGGACAGACCGATGATTACCGGCCGGATCTAGCGGATCTCGTGCCATATGAAGCGACGCGACCGTATGATGTGCGCAACGTGATCCGGGAAGTGGCCGATGCCGATTCCTTCATGGAAGTGCAGAAGGAATTTGCCCGCAATATTGTTGTCGGTTTCGCCCGCATCAAAGGTGAAACGGTCGGATTGGTGTGCAACCAGCCAAAAGTGATGGCCGGCGGTCTGGATATTGATTCATCGGATAAGGCGGCCCGCTTCATCCGCTTCTGTGATTCATTCAATGTGCCGATTATCACATTTGAAGATGTCACCGGTTTTTTCCCGGGCATCAAGCAGGAACATGGCGGCATTATCCGCCACGGCGCAAAAATCCTGTACGCGTATTCGGAAGCGACGGTTCCGAAGATGACGGTGATCACGCGCAAAGCCTATGGTGGTGCGTATGTCGCACTGAACTCGAAATCAATCGGGGCGGATCTCGTGTTCGCTTGGCCGAATGCGGAAATCGCCGTCATGGGGCCGAACGGGGCGGCGAATATCATTTTTGCCCGGGATATCCAAAAAAGCGATAACCCGGAAGAAACCCGGGCCCAGAAAATCGAAGAGTATCGGGAGAAGTTCGCCAATCCCTATGTCGCAGCATCCCGAGGCATGGTGGATGATGTCATCGATCCGCGCGACACCCGGATCAAACTGATCCAGGGGCTGGAGATGATGCGCAATAAAAAAGAGAGCCGGCCATTCAAAAAACACGGCAATATTCCATTATAAGGAAATTTTTAACCAGACTTAATGAGGTGACAGGATGAATAAAGAACGGTTGCTCCAGGAATTTCTGGAGCTGGTCCAAATCGATTCGGAAACAAAACAGGAGGCGGAAATTTCAGCCGTCCTGCAGAAGAAACTGGCAGATCTCGGATTTGATGTAACGGAAGACGACGCGGCGTCCCGAAACGGGCACGCATCCGGCAACTTGATCGCAACGCTTGCGGCGACGAAAGATGAAGCGGATTCAATCTATTTCACCGTCCACATGGACACAGTCGTACCAGGAAAAGGCGTGAAGCCCTCGGTGAAAGACGGTTATGTGGTGACGGACGGCACAACGATTCTGGGTGCGGATGACAAAGCGGGGATTGCCGCGTTATTTGAAATGGCCCGTGTGCTTAAAGAGCAGAAGATCGATCATGGGAAAATTCAGTTCGTCATCACAGCGGGGGAGGAAAGCGGCCTCGCCGGTGCAAGAGAACTGGACCGGTCGCTCGTGGAAGCTGAGTATGGCTACGCCGTGGACAGTGACGGCAAAGTCGGCGGCATTGTGACGGCTGCGCCGTATCAGGCGAAGCTTCACACAACAATTTACGGCAAAACCGCTCATGCCGGTGTGGCACCGGAAAAAGGTGTATCGGCCATCACGCTGGCAGCCAAAGGGATTTCAGCGATGAAACTCGGACGCATCGATGAGGAAACGACCGCAAATATCGGCCGGTTTGAAGGCGGTCAGGCAACGAATATCGTTTGTGAGGAAGCATACGTACTGTCCGAGGCCCGTTCGATCAATCCGGACAAACTGAATAAGCAAACGGACCATATAGTGCAGGCGTTCAGCGAAGCGGCCGAAAAATTCGGCGGCCGGGCTGAAACGGATGTGCAGCTCATGTACCCGGGTTTCCGCTTTGAAGAAGGCGCCCGGGTTGTGGAAGTGGCGAAACAGGCGGCGGCGGCGATCGGCCGTCCGTCACCGATCCTGACGAGCGGCGGCGGGAGTGACGCCAACATCATTGCCGGGTTCGGCATCCCGACTGTCAATTTATGCGTCGGCTATGAAGAAATCCATACAAAAAATGAACGCATGCCGGTGAAAGAACTTGAAAAACTGGCGGATCTGCTTGTGGAAGTTGTAAAAGCGGCAGCTGAATAAGAGATATTCTGAATGAGGCTGTCCAAAAAGCCCTTAGACTTATCTTGCCCAGATGTTCTTCCATAACGGAACGGCTTCTGCTGCGTAAACACTCGCTTGCTCCTGCGCAAGCTCGTCGCAAATAGCAGCGGCAACGGCTTTGCCGCTGCTGTTCGCTGGCTTCCGCTGTTCCGTGCCAGGCCAGTGAAAGAGACAACCATAATAAAAAATGTATAAAGGCGGGAAGAGGGTTCCAATCCTCTTCCCGCCCTTTTTAATCTACTATTTGCTGA
Above is a genomic segment from Planococcus lenghuensis containing:
- a CDS encoding aromatic acid exporter family protein — translated: MKLKPFSIGYRTLKTAVGAPVAIYIALLLDLEYYVSAGILAILCIQPTKRRSVRAVFSRFAASLIAILYAFLFFEAFAYEPFVLGLILVLFIPVLVSLGLTDGFISSTVILLHILNFGSLTWSFFGNELLLMIIGFGTALLVNLYMPSIDRKLEQYRIRLEDYYSTIFREVATYLHKGESMWDGRELTEVEQLLSKAKALAYQDVENHLARKENRYYMYFDMRERQFEIIERVLPAITTLPVIVGQSHLIAEFMEDISEHVHSGNTAGDYLEKLNRVKKEFAEMPLPKNHETFIAMAGLYRFIGEMEEYLEIKQSYKGFEPKKSMPLANAATS
- a CDS encoding MASE3 domain-containing protein, yielding MLSQVYRRSSFRTGAIIALLVVLFVLTFFFPPLFESFFSLVKDSFISIHLLFEITAIFTSFSIALYGWVSTRHMEQEIPPLLPAFFLAVAVFDLFHAFTFMGMPEFFGEVNNHNSTWFWTVARLTEAVVFLASASLLSRKQQKPSHNLFLLAAAYTVFVSYVIFSESFFLPQLLGENGPNQLKVLLETIVAVLHLTAIFVLFRQVRHEKRNVPGEFFIASVAIIFASIFFMSYSTTTDFFSLSGHIFKAIGYVAIMRVVYLRNIEEPFLKIKLLHDRNRSILNTVDIGMIETDAHGVIRFLNIPAKLALQTSDQQGLGKSVYTFNAAGENVHDFTTMKRTNGEQFPAEVERFPLMEKGRVTGYVYTMRDLTDAIRQEEMEKEQQQLEFELKTAAAVQNSLLQSNTHNQHDHIGVISIPYRQLNGDFYDINVTRNYTLFSVADVSGKGIPAAIQMSMITYAMEQSNPMIEEPHEVLGSLNHFVSRYTADTNFITMFICFFNELTGELAYSSGGHEPALVYRAATGEIEELQTKGAGLGFIETPTYETRFTRLFDGDFVVLYTDGISEDRGREEIDSPDVLKAGMLQVDRSLPARIVAENLLDYVQANKIAPATDDQTIAVLKKMENRRAAGKESQV
- the prli42 gene encoding stressosome-associated protein Prli42 yields the protein MRNKNFRTFIIYMMIGIMVLSSLLFGISFIL
- the mce gene encoding methylmalonyl-CoA epimerase: MERVDHIGIAVKNLDEAVSYYTDTFGCPLLKIEEVESEQVRVAFIDAGNVKLELLEPMSETSAIYKFIEKKGEGVHHIAFGVNDIDSRMEELRGNGVQLLNEVPKKGAGGALVAFLHPKSSKGVLYELCEKSGEKEKR
- a CDS encoding acyl-CoA carboxylase subunit beta: MDIYEKINELYDRKTKIELGGGSDRIDKQHEKGKLTARERIDLLVDEGSFVELSPFVEHRTTDFGMGEGPGEGVVTGYGKVDGRPIYLFSQDFTVFGGALGEMHAQKIANVMDLAAKNGAPFIGLNDSGGARIQEGVLSLDGYGHIFYRNAIYSGVMPQISVIMGPCAGGAVYSPAITDFVFMVDKTSQMFITGPKVIETVTGEKISSEDLGGSKVHNAISGNAHFRAETEEEALEQVRQLISYLPQNNEEKPPRLDGGQTDDYRPDLADLVPYEATRPYDVRNVIREVADADSFMEVQKEFARNIVVGFARIKGETVGLVCNQPKVMAGGLDIDSSDKAARFIRFCDSFNVPIITFEDVTGFFPGIKQEHGGIIRHGAKILYAYSEATVPKMTVITRKAYGGAYVALNSKSIGADLVFAWPNAEIAVMGPNGAANIIFARDIQKSDNPEETRAQKIEEYREKFANPYVAASRGMVDDVIDPRDTRIKLIQGLEMMRNKKESRPFKKHGNIPL
- a CDS encoding M20/M25/M40 family metallo-hydrolase, which encodes MNKERLLQEFLELVQIDSETKQEAEISAVLQKKLADLGFDVTEDDAASRNGHASGNLIATLAATKDEADSIYFTVHMDTVVPGKGVKPSVKDGYVVTDGTTILGADDKAGIAALFEMARVLKEQKIDHGKIQFVITAGEESGLAGARELDRSLVEAEYGYAVDSDGKVGGIVTAAPYQAKLHTTIYGKTAHAGVAPEKGVSAITLAAKGISAMKLGRIDEETTANIGRFEGGQATNIVCEEAYVLSEARSINPDKLNKQTDHIVQAFSEAAEKFGGRAETDVQLMYPGFRFEEGARVVEVAKQAAAAIGRPSPILTSGGGSDANIIAGFGIPTVNLCVGYEEIHTKNERMPVKELEKLADLLVEVVKAAAE